In Lytechinus variegatus isolate NC3 chromosome 12, Lvar_3.0, whole genome shotgun sequence, a single window of DNA contains:
- the LOC121425505 gene encoding 60S ribosomal protein L26-like, with product MKRNPLVSSSRRKNRKRHFNAPSHVRRKLMSSPLSKDLRQKYNVRSIPIRKDDEVQVTRGHYKGQQIGKVVQVYRKKFVIYIERIQREKANGAQVYVGIHPSKVVITKLKMDKDRKLILDRKAKSRQLASDKAKGKHTEESVAMATE from the exons ATGAAGCGCAATCCATTAGTGTCATCCTCAAGGAGGAAGAACCGTAAGCGTCACTTCAACGCTCCGTCCCATGTGAGGAGAAAGCTGATGAGCTCACCTCTCTCCAAGGATCTGAGGCAGAAGTACAATGTACGCAGCATCCCCATCCGCAAGGACGATGAAGTCCAG GTAACTCGTGGACACTACAAGGGCCAGCAGATTGGCAAGGTTGTACAGGTTTACAGGAAGAAGTTTGTGATTTACATCGAGAGAATCCAGAGAGAGAAGGCCAACGGTGCCCAGGTCTATGTAGGAATCCACCCCAGCAAG GTTGTTATCACCAAACTGAAGATGGACAAGGACCGTAAGCTCATCCTGGACCGTAAGGCCAAGTCTCGCCAACTCGCCTCAGACAAGGCCAAGGGCAAGCATACAGAAGAATCAGTTGCCATGGCTACGGAATAG